The Microplitis mediator isolate UGA2020A chromosome 8, iyMicMedi2.1, whole genome shotgun sequence genome has a window encoding:
- the LOC130673820 gene encoding ATP-dependent DNA helicase pif1-like: protein MKDLRNNNKLMGGVTVLLAGDFRQTLPVVKRAYLHGKKDVEDFSKILLDIGNGRIPELDNRIVIPENIGTLVSNLDELTESIYSDIKNSKELSSEWLSERAILTTTNEKASIINIKILDMLEGEEVTYSSIDSVVVDDDIVNFPTEFLNTLNPPGMSSHKLVLKVGAPIILIRNLNPPQLCNGTRLQIISLQRNIIEAKILTGCGIGETVFIPRIPIISADYNFEFKRIQYPIKLCFVMTINKSQGQTLKIAGLDLSSDCFSHGQFYVGCSRVSDSSSLFIYAPEDGTTRNLVYKEALS, encoded by the exons ATGAAGGATCTaagaaataacaataaattgatgggTGGTGTGACAGTATTACTTGCTGGTGATTTTCGTCAAACATTACCAGTCGTTAAAAGAG cttacttacacggaaaaaaagatGTTGAAGATTTTTCTAAGATATTATTGGACATCGGAAATGGAAGGATTCCGGAATTAGACAATCGTATAGTAATACCTGAGAACATCGGTACATTAGTTTCAAATTTAGATGAGCTGACTGAAAGTATTTATTCTGACATCAAAAATTCCAAAGAGCTTTCGAGTGAGTGGCTCAGTGAAAGAGCAATTCTAACAACGACGAACGAGAAAGCTTcaattattaacataaaaatattagacaTGTTAGAAGGAGAGGAAGTAACGTATTCATCGATAGATAGTGTAGTAGTGGATGAtgatattgtaaattttcctacagaatttttaaatacgcTGAATCCACCAGGCATGTCCAGTCATAAATTGGTGCTCAAAGTAGGTGCTCCAATTATACTCATCAGGAATCTAAACCCTCCTCAATTATGCAATGGAACACGActtcaaattatttcattacagCGAAATATTATTGAAGCTAAGATTTTGACAGGTTGCGGAATTGGAGAAACAGTATTTATCCCCCGAATACCAATTATTTCTGcagattataattttgaatttaagcgTATTCAATACCCAATCAAATTGTGTTTTGTTATGACAATAAACAAGTCTCAAGGTCAAACCTTGAAGATAGCTGGATTAGATTTATCTTCTGATTGTTTTTCTCATGGACAATTCTATGTTGGATGCTCTAGAGTGAGTGATTCTtcgagtttatttatttatgcacCAGAAGACGGTACGACCCGTAATTTAGTTTACAAAGAAGCATTGTCATAA